In a single window of the Diachasmimorpha longicaudata isolate KC_UGA_2023 chromosome 16, iyDiaLong2, whole genome shotgun sequence genome:
- the LOC135170228 gene encoding uncharacterized protein LOC135170228 produces MLLLVLFISGLFPLQVEPVIPLPSFSDMRALFLFATEMFSKLNDFHEIYEKFESSASLNDIMFEVNEVSQRVTELGNKLERKLDTIVQTLLQQLPLANEISADLRELHRGVTTVDTLFEDFNVYTSPNKTFNNATILSFAQSITKYGTSNNLNNVMNQMHSLIVPTRGSALKESLILLLGKEVQLTFFDACDQDWPPQQRLYEIYTIIITTEIEAYMMISFAYTYRSTFEEGEFMAEAELSKEKFERRVEQYMLIFRQALLWSPRGFRRCDPQVHKRGETFYEFERFVNTYVVTEEALNSEQSCKGTCGSQPNPTSLYTKCEGFECDFTAQRCEGKIINCRSGENKMEICLAPPVPRLIWNPRRYEWFRDGSGVLYGNNQAGCQPGRQKRAEWYWKHKVYSCDICICTCVDDHPWSVAHHFVSLREVVADIDQNMVVTGLKFISTERVIQVQIQQGKLEREGNIQSGSETWKRSENLGWDSQKSYNRKTFIFERNWRQADDTDFAVFNFNNRTINLDHLEAPINHLITGVKFSRVEGGGDNTYPIQLEIRVTPFDYTNGTLINIEDSYWINPSSMNGLINEYDEPRTKIDQPDYLMSPLGVQLTKPEFKSNKWIQLERTGDRVDAGQTVIPLLDGLPVTMQQPLPLSGINFFHKTAERYGGFLSFQTLMINRTEYMKFDTAPEV; encoded by the exons ATGTTGCTCTTGGTGCTATTTATATCGGGACTTTTTCCATTACAAGTGGAACCAGTCATTCCCCTTCCAAGTTTCAGTGATATGCGAGCTTTATTTTTGTTTGCCACTGAAATGTTCAGTAAACTGAatgattttcatgaaatatacgaaaaatttGAATCGAGTGCCTCATTGAACGATATCATGTTTGAAGTGAATGAAGTTAGTCAAAGGGTTACAGAATTAGGAAATAAACTCGAACGAAAACTTGATACTATTGTTCAAACGCTCCTGCAACAATTGCCTCTTGCAAATGAAATTTCTGCTGATCTACGAGAATTGCATAGAGGGGTTACAACAGTCGATACTTTATTTGAAGATTTCAATGTTTACACATCACCTAATAAGACTTTCAACAATGCTACCATTCTATCCTTTGCGCAGAGCATAACCAAGTATGGAACTAgtaataatttgaataatgtCATGAACCAAATGCATTCGTTGATAGTACCAACAAGAGGATCTGCGTTGAAAGAAAGTCTCATATTACTTCTTGGCAAAGAAGTCCAG TTGACTTTTTTTGATGCGTGTGACCAGGATTGGCCACCGCAACAACGCTTATATGAAATATATACCATCATAATCACCACGGAAATCGAAGCATATATGATGATTAGCTTCGCATATACATATCGATCGACGTTTGAAGAAG GAGAATTTATGGCTGAAGCCGAATTGAgcaaagaaaaatttgaacGACGGGTTGAACAATACATGCTGATTTTTCGTCAGGCCCTGCTTTGGTCACCAAGAGGATTTAGACGATGTGATCCTCAAGTTCATAAACGAG GAGAGACATTTTACGAATTCGAAAGATTCGTGAATACTTACGTCGTCACGGAAGAAGCGTTAAATTCGGAACAGAGTTGTAAAGGCACTTGTGGCAGTCAACCAAACCCAACTTCCCTCTATACTAAGTGTGAGGGCTTCGAGTGTGATTTCACGGCGCAACGTTGTGAgggtaaaattataaattgtcGATctggtgaaaataaaatggaaatttgcCTCGCTCCACCGGTTCCCAGG TTGATATGGAATCCAAGACGTTACGAATGGTTTAGGGATGGAAGTGGAGTCCTGTACGGTAATAACCAAGCAGGATGCCAACCAGGTAGACAAAAAAGAGCGGAATGGTATTGGAAACATAAAGTATACTCATGtgatatatgtatatgtaccTGTGTCGACGATCATCCCTGGAGTGTTGCCCACCATTTTGTTAGTTTGAGAGAAGTTGTAGCGGACATCGATCAAAATAT GGTCGTTACCGGTCTGAAGTTCATATCAACTGAGCGTGTAATTCAAGTACAAATTCAACAAGGTAAACTTGAGCGAGAGGGCAATATTCAATCTGGAAGTGAAACGTGGAAAAGATCCGAAAATCTTGGCTGGGATTCCCAAAAAAGCTACAACCGAAAAACATTCATTTTCGAGAGAAACTGGCGACAAGCAGACGATACAGATTTCgctgtttttaattttaataatcgtACCATCAACTTGGATCATTTGGAAGCTCCAATTAATCATCTCATAACAG GTGTTAAATTCTCCCGAGTAGAGGGAGGTGGTGATAATACATATCCGATTCAACTCGAAATTCGAGTGACGCCTTTCGATTATACCAACggtacattaattaatattgaagaCAGTTATTGGATAAATCCAAGTTCTATGAACGGTCTTATAAACGAGTATGATGAACCGAG GACCAAAATCGATCAGCCGGATTATTTAATGAGCCCATTAGGTGTTCAATTGACGAAGCCGGAATTCAAATCGAATAAGTGGATACAACTTGAAAGAACCGGGGATAGAGTGGATGCTGGACAAACTGTTATACCTCTTCTAGATGGACTTCCAGTTACAATGCAACAACCTCTCCCCTTGTCtggtatcaatttttttcataaaacagCAGAAAGGTACGGAGGCTTCCTAAGTTTTCAAACACTGATGATCAATCGCACCGAATATATGAAATTCGATACCGCACCTGAAGTGTAA
- the LOC135170235 gene encoding uncharacterized protein LOC135170235 isoform X3 → MRRHVLVEEVPGLYIRRLTLEDPRIARDRVDRPDSRSPSPVRHICHPRSADARPGRGSSSSCRFWLQRVKNEKPAYLTITSLELPDCPIPLIESQASGRWRCAESPRNPGKDEILDELIDSVSKVARPRKNVKSADQSISKAIQRSRRQFIDSPECQSTLGSLEACTKSISGGPPRAIIANSSESIKDCICSEFTENLQINIREETEVKPPSSRSPSPEVTHTIRIAMKYLGQSQRRPEEAIGNDVYNLHLEILR, encoded by the exons AT GAGGAGACATGTCCTGGTGGAGGAAGTCCCGGGACTCTATATTCGGCGTCTCACACTCGAGGATCCCCGCATCGCTCGCGATCGTGTAGACCGCCCCGACTCAAGGTCGCCATCACCAGTACGTCATATATGTCATCCACGTAGTGCCGATGCTCGCCCTGGGCGAGGATCATCTAG TAGTTGTAGATTTTGGCTCCAAcgagtgaaaaacgaaaagccCGCCTATTTGACGATAACATCCCTTGAACTACCGGACTGTCCAATTCCCCTGATAGAATCCCAAGCGAGTGGACGTTGGAGATGTGCAGAGTCGCCGAGAAATCCTGGAAAAGATGAAATTTTGGATGAGTTGATAGACAGTGTCTCGAAAGTGGCAAGACCGAGGAAGAACGTGAAAAGTGCTGATCAGAGTATTTCTAAGGCGATTCAGAGAAGCAGGAGACAGTTTATCGATTCACCCGAATGTCAAAGCACTCTCGGTAGTTTGGAAGCATGCACGAAGAGTATTTCCGGAg GTCCACCTCGGGCAATAATCGCTAATTCAAGTGAATCTATCAAGGACTGCATATGCTCAGAATTTACGGAGAATCTCCAGATCAACATTCGTGAGGAGACCGAGGTCAAGCCGCCGTCTTCACGGAGTCCAAGTCCGGAAGTGACTCACACCATAAGGATTGCTATGAAATACCTTGGTCAATCGCAACGTCGACCAGAAGAGGCAATCGGAAATGATG TGTACAACTTACATCTAGAGATATTACGCTGA
- the LOC135170235 gene encoding uncharacterized protein LOC135170235 isoform X1, protein MRRHVLVEEVPGLYIRRLTLEDPRIARDRVDRPDSRSPSPVRHICHPRSADARPGRGSSSSCRFWLQRVKNEKPAYLTITSLELPDCPIPLIESQASGRWRCAESPRNPGKDEILDELIDSVSKVARPRKNVKSADQSISKAIQRSRRQFIDSPECQSTLGSLEACTKSISGGPPRAIIANSSESIKDCICSEFTENLQINIREETEVKPPSSRSPSPEVTHTIRIAMKYLGQSQRRPEEAIGNDGTRTPEDTPSDTKSDDSKEGSECSVNVALDFTLNCCSVQLTSRDITLKPASIEAQNST, encoded by the exons AT GAGGAGACATGTCCTGGTGGAGGAAGTCCCGGGACTCTATATTCGGCGTCTCACACTCGAGGATCCCCGCATCGCTCGCGATCGTGTAGACCGCCCCGACTCAAGGTCGCCATCACCAGTACGTCATATATGTCATCCACGTAGTGCCGATGCTCGCCCTGGGCGAGGATCATCTAG TAGTTGTAGATTTTGGCTCCAAcgagtgaaaaacgaaaagccCGCCTATTTGACGATAACATCCCTTGAACTACCGGACTGTCCAATTCCCCTGATAGAATCCCAAGCGAGTGGACGTTGGAGATGTGCAGAGTCGCCGAGAAATCCTGGAAAAGATGAAATTTTGGATGAGTTGATAGACAGTGTCTCGAAAGTGGCAAGACCGAGGAAGAACGTGAAAAGTGCTGATCAGAGTATTTCTAAGGCGATTCAGAGAAGCAGGAGACAGTTTATCGATTCACCCGAATGTCAAAGCACTCTCGGTAGTTTGGAAGCATGCACGAAGAGTATTTCCGGAg GTCCACCTCGGGCAATAATCGCTAATTCAAGTGAATCTATCAAGGACTGCATATGCTCAGAATTTACGGAGAATCTCCAGATCAACATTCGTGAGGAGACCGAGGTCAAGCCGCCGTCTTCACGGAGTCCAAGTCCGGAAGTGACTCACACCATAAGGATTGCTATGAAATACCTTGGTCAATCGCAACGTCGACCAGAAGAGGCAATCGGAAATGATGGTACGCGAACACCAGAAGACACTCCTAGTGACACAAAAAGTGATGACTCCAAAGAGGGAAGTGAATGTAGTGTTAATGTTGCATTGGATTTTACCCTAAATTGTTGCAGTGTACAACTTACATCTAGAGATATTACGCTGAAACCGGCGTCCATTGAGGCCCAGAATTCGACATAA
- the LOC135170235 gene encoding uncharacterized protein LOC135170235 isoform X2, with protein MRRHVLVEEVPGLYIRRLTLEDPRIARDRVDRPDSRSPSPVRHICHPRSADARPGRGSSSCRFWLQRVKNEKPAYLTITSLELPDCPIPLIESQASGRWRCAESPRNPGKDEILDELIDSVSKVARPRKNVKSADQSISKAIQRSRRQFIDSPECQSTLGSLEACTKSISGGPPRAIIANSSESIKDCICSEFTENLQINIREETEVKPPSSRSPSPEVTHTIRIAMKYLGQSQRRPEEAIGNDGTRTPEDTPSDTKSDDSKEGSECSVNVALDFTLNCCSVQLTSRDITLKPASIEAQNST; from the exons AT GAGGAGACATGTCCTGGTGGAGGAAGTCCCGGGACTCTATATTCGGCGTCTCACACTCGAGGATCCCCGCATCGCTCGCGATCGTGTAGACCGCCCCGACTCAAGGTCGCCATCACCAGTACGTCATATATGTCATCCACGTAGTGCCGATGCTCGCCCTGGGCGAGGATCATCTAG TTGTAGATTTTGGCTCCAAcgagtgaaaaacgaaaagccCGCCTATTTGACGATAACATCCCTTGAACTACCGGACTGTCCAATTCCCCTGATAGAATCCCAAGCGAGTGGACGTTGGAGATGTGCAGAGTCGCCGAGAAATCCTGGAAAAGATGAAATTTTGGATGAGTTGATAGACAGTGTCTCGAAAGTGGCAAGACCGAGGAAGAACGTGAAAAGTGCTGATCAGAGTATTTCTAAGGCGATTCAGAGAAGCAGGAGACAGTTTATCGATTCACCCGAATGTCAAAGCACTCTCGGTAGTTTGGAAGCATGCACGAAGAGTATTTCCGGAg GTCCACCTCGGGCAATAATCGCTAATTCAAGTGAATCTATCAAGGACTGCATATGCTCAGAATTTACGGAGAATCTCCAGATCAACATTCGTGAGGAGACCGAGGTCAAGCCGCCGTCTTCACGGAGTCCAAGTCCGGAAGTGACTCACACCATAAGGATTGCTATGAAATACCTTGGTCAATCGCAACGTCGACCAGAAGAGGCAATCGGAAATGATGGTACGCGAACACCAGAAGACACTCCTAGTGACACAAAAAGTGATGACTCCAAAGAGGGAAGTGAATGTAGTGTTAATGTTGCATTGGATTTTACCCTAAATTGTTGCAGTGTACAACTTACATCTAGAGATATTACGCTGAAACCGGCGTCCATTGAGGCCCAGAATTCGACATAA